The following proteins come from a genomic window of Leguminivora glycinivorella isolate SPB_JAAS2020 chromosome 6, LegGlyc_1.1, whole genome shotgun sequence:
- the LOC125227449 gene encoding 5'-AMP-activated protein kinase subunit gamma-3-like, translated as MDPILENESATADASPKFGKSKHKKKKNHVEANQTVVGEKKKFVVTKLSTTDDKDIPSTSAAQNVHTVHFGTRGVESQRPHVRSIFKEKSVDTSRASSAEREPAVDVKGYETFHGTSSSPRSSIFDIFRLRRKSDSKKHQSLMHNVKAALGNAPKATEAPEASKEPNAEESKDSHKKYYHTVTGASSRKSSPITRVMDILWRKPHAEANQVAVDPAKKKSVKQPRRSSIGTTSPTYHKNSYASLDPLQAKQLFREVRGLPKYDPYLSIVQISLGGRDKTRLLLNFFKYHKCYEILPKSAKVIIFDTQFLVRKTFPTLISHGIRSAPLWDANKKQLVGMITVTDFIRILLYLEKEKLPVDELERHTLHDWKKILRPTRKPLCSVGPDQSLHEAINMLNKNRVHRLLLIDPFNGDVLYILSHKRILRFLFVYLNEFPELTFFHKTLTELKIGTFDEIVSVTDNTSIKTAFQLLLDKDISALPVLDDEGKLIDVYAKCEVLNLVSEKLYSDLSLTIGEVRNKKKDWEEKLQKCRSSISLYEALEVIVRTESHRLLLVNKDNRLIGIVSLSDILVYLNRIIPTEKKVSSLQEIFRPLEENKVDESAKETENEVISIPVPNFGQQSLAEGDESAPEVDDIANAPEEKEVNDVETTTKSDIEVGET; from the coding sequence ATGGATCCAATATTAGAAAATGAATCGGCTACGGCCGATGCTTCACCAAAATTCGGAAAGTCAAAACATAAGAAAAAAAAGAACCATGTAGAAGCTAACCAGACCGTCGTGGGAGAGAAAAAGAAATTCGTAGTTACTAAATTATCAACGACTGACGACAAAGATATACCGTCTACTTCAGCAGCACAAAATGTGCATACTGTCCATTTTGGCACGCGGGGGGTAGAGTCACAAAGACCCCACGTTAGATCAATTTTTAAGGAAAAATCTGTAGATACATCGAGAGCATCAAGCGCCGAAAGAGAACCCGCAGTTGATGTTAAGGGTTACGAAACATTTCATGGAACATCATCAAGTCCACGGAGTTCAATTTTCGATATTTTTCGACTTCGAAGGAAGAGTGATTCTAAAAAGCATCAGTCGTTGATGCACAATGTAAAAGCTGCATTAGGAAATGCCCCTAAAGCTACAGAAGCGCCGGAAGCTTCGAAAGAGCCTAATGCTGAAGAATCAAAAGATTCCCACAAGAAATATTATCATACTGTAACAGGAGCTTCCTCAAGGAAATCTAGTCCCATTACAAGGGTAATGGATATTTTATGGAGAAAACCTCACGCGGAGGCAAACCAGGTGGCCGTTGATCCCGCTAAAAAGAAATCTGTCAAGCAACCACGCCGTTCCTCCATTGGAACAACTTCGCCCACTTATCATAAAAATTCATATGCTTCTTTGGATCCTCTACAAGCAAAACAATTGTTTAGGGAAGTTCGAGGTCTTCCTAAATACGATCCTTACTTATCTATAGTTCAAATATCTTTGGGTGGTAGAGATAAGACGAGGCTGTTGTTGAATTTTTTCAAATATCATAAATGTTATGAAATTCTGCCAAAATCTGCAAAAGTAATCATATTTGATACACAATTCTTGGTAAGAAAAACATTTCCTACTCTTATCTCACATGGTATACGCTCTGCTCCACTGTGGGATGCTAATAAAAAGCAACTTGTTGGCATGATAACAGTTACTGACTTCATAAGGATTTTGCTGTATCttgaaaaagaaaaattacCCGTTGATGAACTTGAAAGGCATACGCTCCATGACTGGAAGAAGATTTTACGACCAACACGGAAACCTTTGTGTAGTGTTGGCCCTGATCAATCTTTACATGAGGCTATAAATATGCTGAATAAGAATCGCGTGCACAGACTCTTGTTAATTGACCCATTTAACGGAGATGTGTTGTATATATTATCTCACAAAAGGATTTTAAGATTCCTATTTGTGTATCTTAATGAATTTCCGGAATTAACATTTTTCCATAAAACATTGACTGAATTGAAAATTGGTACATTTGATGAAATTGTATCCGTGACAGATAATACTAGTATTAAAACAGCATTTCAGCTCTTATTAGACAAAGATATATCAGCCTTGCCGGTTCTAGATGACGAAGGCAAGTTAATCGACGTCTATGCTAAATGTGAAGTATTGAATTTAGTTAGCGAAAAACTTTATTCTGACTTGTCATTGACAATAGGTGAAgtaagaaataaaaagaaagaCTGGGAAGAGAAATTACAGAAATGTCGATCGAGTATTTCGTTATACGAGGCCTTAGAAGTCATAGTTAGGACAGAGAGTCATCGATTATTGCTAGTAAATAAGGATAATAGACTAATAGGAATTGTTTCGTTGTCAGATATTttagtatatttaaatagaatTATTCCAACTGAGAAGAAAGTTTCGTCATTACAAGAGATATTTAGACCCCTGGAGGAAAATAAAGTTGACGAATCAGCAAAAGAGACCGAGAATGAAGTGATTTCTATTCCGGTACCTAACTTTGGCCAACAATCATTGGCTGAGGGTGACGAAAGTGCTCCCGAAGTAGATGATATCGCTAACGCCCCAGAAGAAAAGGAAGTCAATGACGTAGAAACAACGACCAAAAGTGACATAGAAGTTGGAGAGACGtag